Part of the Melopsittacus undulatus isolate bMelUnd1 chromosome Z, bMelUnd1.mat.Z, whole genome shotgun sequence genome is shown below.
AACAGTTATACTTTTGATACAGAATAGTATGAAACTACCATTTGGCCTCCATTAGACCTTTCTGTGGGCTCTGTGTCTAGTCCCCAGTGACCTGTCTGAGGTTGTGCCAGAAGTCTGCATTAAAGCCCTAATCAGATTAGATAAATTGTCTTTGATTTATACACGGTGTATTGCCTTAATTTGCCTTTTTGCCACATACAAAATTTCCTTCTTGAGAATTTTTGCAGCTTTGCCAATAACTCTTTTTAATTCATGGCTCTGCGTAGAAACTCTGTAGAGTAGGCAAAGGAACTGGTATAAATAAAAAGacacacaacaaaaaagagaGTATTTTCTACTGAGTAGTCAGATAACAGAATCATAGTAGTAAAATGGAAAGGAGGCAGGAATAGATTCATTTAAAGGTTCTTTAATTTACTTTGAAGGCTGATCCATCTTTTGGAAAGTTATCATGGATCTGTTgctaaagcaaaatactaaCTTTTGGTTTCTCTTTTATAGATTATGGAAAGAATTATGGATCTGCCCACCTTATTGCGGCATGCTTTCAGGGAGATGTTTTCCGTTGGGGGCCTCTTCTGGATGTTTCGCATCAGAATATTCCTCTGCTTGCTTGGAGCCTTGCTTTACCTGGCTTCACCTCtggattttcttcctgaagctCTCTTTGGAATTCTGGGTTTCTTGGAtgatttctttgtcatttttcttctgctgataTATATCTCTATCATGTACCGGGAAGTGGTAACACAGCGACTAAATAGatgaaatggacaaaaattagCCCAAAACAGAGGCAGTTGTGGGATGTAACATAAGTATGGTTTACCAAGGCGCCTGTGTACAGTTTCAGTAGTTACAACTTCATAGCTGGTCGTCTTATACAAATATGAAGGGTTAGTGTGTGGTGATGCTTAACTGGACCATTTAATTATGTATACTACATATGCTTCATAAGATGAGGTTAGTTTTATGATATAATAAGCTaccttcctctgcttccaccTGATGAACAATTGTATGTAATCAAAACAGAAAGCacctttttttggtgtgtgatTTATGAAAAAGGAATTATAGTAAAAGACTTCTAATGAAAAGTCCATTTGAGTAATTTGGACGTATATAAGGAAATCCAGCAATTCTTCACAGTGCAGTTGTCACAGCTAGATTTTTTTGAAGTCTCCCTATTGTGGGCTAgagtcttttaaaataacaatagCTTTGTATGTCTCTGTTgaagaagaaacacaaagacTGCATTACAATTACCACCCTGCAGTTTGCTATTGTTCACATGCTTCAAAAAAACAAGGAGAACACCTCAGTATTGCTTGAACTGCACTATGTACAGTTGCATGCAATTTGTAcgattttatttttatattgggGAATACACACAGTATTTGATCTAGATAGAGTAACCAATATTATGCACTGATTAGTGCTCTGTTTTCAAGTGGGAGCATAACTTTATTCTTCAGGCTTCTTTATGAGGTAGGTATGTATCTTGAAAGCAGTTTACACTGCTCTGGGTCAGTGCAGTGTATCTGAAGTGAGAGTTTGCATTCCTGTAGTTGCATTTAAGCATTTAGCCAATAGAAAGAACTCTTGAATTTTAAATAGTGGTTGAAGAAAAGAAGTCAGAACTGTGTGTTTACACTACAGAACTCTACCTGAATGTACTTTCTGCAATACAAGTATTAAACAACGCAGATATTGGGGTGATTGGTTTTCAGCTGGGGTTTCCTTGTTTGGTTGGTTAGTTGGTTGATTTGGATGTGAGTAGAGTGGGTTCTGAATTATCTTGAAAATGGTCTGTGATAAGGGACCCAAAAAtgctagaaatattttttaaaataccaggtTATTAATTATCCTTAGTGTtggtctttatttttcatggcGCATTAGAATATAAGCTATCATAGCTACAGAAGAAATTTGaaagtatttccattttaagAAGTTAATACCAGTAGAAAAGTCAAAGATATGATAGGTCTATGTACATTTTAGTTAAGAGGAATAATGATAGCCATTTTATTTGAACTTCCTGAGTACTTGAAAGACAGTGATTAGACAGGTGATTCTTTGTGTGTTTACATACATGGGATGAGACTTACAATGAAAGGGACCTTTTCAAAACTTCTGTGTTTGCCCATGTGGCTGGTTGTTAGAGATGGGCACGAAGGAAAATAGGAAGTGAAacaagggcaggaggaggagagcaaaacagaaaattgaaTTTTTTGGAAGCAAATGCTATTTGATTTGGCAAACTATCTGTTATTAAGCATCTTAGTTGAtcttttccctttgtgtttGCATTGCTATTGTATGGGTGGTTTAGTGGCCAGCTCAGAATTAAAGTATTATTGAGTAAGTGTGGATGCTCATAAACTATCAGGTACATTCACAAACCAAGATAATAGTTTAGGATGTTCGGTATGACAGGATTTTGTAGTGTTGCTGTAAgcattgtttgggttttgctttctaTTCCCCAAGATACCCAGCTGACAGCAAACTCAAAAAAAGTTTTAACTGGGTATATTTAACACCATATTTTCTCCTGGAGTTTAACTTGTATGTCTGCTTAGATAAGAGTGTGAACTGCTGTTGAAGAGCAACTGGAGTCTGTTCCTAGAGTTTGTTGGTCTAGTACCTCTTCCATATATTTATCCTATGATTGTGTCTATGGTTTTTTCCATGACTCTCCAAGTTCAGAATGGATATAGATGTATGTGAAGCTGCTTACTGATTTGCTTTCACTGAGCTTCACAATTCCATAAGCTACTGTGAAGTTCATGCAGATAAGggggaagttctttattgtaagggttgtgaggcactggaatgggctgcccagggaggtggtgaatgctccatccatgacagttcaaggccaggctggacagagccttgggtgacatgctttagtgtgaggtgtccctgcccatggcaggggggttggaactagaggatcttaaagtcctttccaaccctaactattctatgattctatgatatatccACCTAAGTGATCTGCTCCTGAAGAACAAACCTTCTTGTGTACCTGAAAGCATGTACAAGTCATATCTGAGTGGCTTCTACATGCTTTTTGAAGTTTACGTGTGTTCTGTTCCTTCCTTCATAATGTTTCTGCTAGCCAGAAAGGTTTCACTCGTGGGCTTCTGCTTACTTTTGAATATTGACTAACACTGAAGCTTAAATTCAACACATTAAGTGCTTGACAAAATTAGGAACATCCTTCATTTTCAGCAGTATGTGTGCTTGCTTgtggagactttttttttggtcctCCAAGCCACTGATGAACAGTATTATGACTTGCTCAGGGCTTTTGTGAACAGCTGTGACATGAAGATACATCTGTCCTGCAGcatctggctgctgctgttttacaTGAATCTGAGCTAGCTGTAAGTAAGTTAGCTATCTTGAGTACTTAGCTAGAGCTTAACTTAAGCTCTAGAGCTCCCACAAAGCTGGAGATTAATATATGAACATGTAGTATTCCTGAAAAGTGTGCTGCCAGGTTGTTCCTCAGTACTGTTATAGGTTGAGTGCTAGAGCTGAGCACTGTCTCAGAATGTGGAGGAAATATGTCATGCTGTGTGGAGTGACTGAAAACGTCACTGCAGATTTGTTACCTTGAATGGGGCAGCTGTGTCATcaagggggagaaaagaaaaaaaaaccgtagcaggaaagaggagggggaaatgCAGTTCTTAAAAGATCCTTACGGCTTCACCAAAAACTGTGTGAGTTATTTGATTTTTCCAGCAATATGAAAATTGAGAAAACTTAAGTTATGATTAATAGCTCTTACAGAATAACTTGTAGCATTTTGAGGCCTAATGGTCATTCTTATCCTTGTGACAAGTGCTATGTAGGGCGAtctctctctgttttgtttgtgtccCACACCACTGATGTCTGTGAGGATGAGGCAGAATGGTGTGATTTGGGGATACAATTTTGCCATAGGTTTCATAGAACTGTAGCAGACATGTGTGTTATACtagatttttaagaaaataaggaTTTAAACCTACTTGTTACttttaattataataaattGCTATTAGGATAAAagattctgttgttttgttttattgacTTTATGGATGGGAAAGTGTTTTATTCCccattttccctcttccctgggATAAAGTTCTGCAGCCTTGATCAATGTTGTCTGTGGACAGGATGTTCAGAGGTAACTCAGTGGTTTTCAGCTTTGTTATTGCCATTATAAGGATTACATTACAAGGACCTGATTATCTTAGTCCCAAAAAGTGTATTGTACATTAGATGTCTTTTCCCTGAGCAGTCCAGTCAGTACCTACAGATCCATGGGCACTAAGCTTTCAGGATGATAAAGCAGTACAGGTGATTAATTATCATCTTCACATACAAATCCTccaagcaaagaaaagcagatggatTATATTCAGTTAGTGAAGCATGTGGAAGGAAACAGCACTTAGTCTCTAGTTTTACAGAAAGGATAAAGGTTGAGGAGGGGCAGGGAAGGACTGGATGTAACTGGCCTGTGCTGCAATCGTGTGCTTTTCCTGATTCATGCCGTGTAACCCCTCCAGGCATTAGGAAGACATGATCCATTCTGCTAAGAAATGACCAACAAGTCTTAGCTGGGAAATCTAGGGCTAAGCTAGGCCAAGTCTACTGGATGCAGAGGTGAACTTTGTAGCCTGCTTTGAAACATGGTTCCAGTGTTTAGGGAAAAACATGTAATTACATATTTGGTAAGAAGCTATTAAATATGGTTCAAAGGTTGATGGGTACACACTTGCCTTTCCATTTGATGCCTCTGTGCTTGCTGTTGGAAGCTCAGTTAAACACTCAAGAGTCCCTCAGCCAAGGCTGCCAGAATAGATGGCTGTTCTAGAGGGTTGTACAGTTGCAGATGGTGGCTGGTTTTCTGCTTCTAATCACCAAACAAATGGGCAGCTGCCCTTTTGTCACCAGTAGTGGAAGCATTCGTTCAAAGGAAACAGAGCAGTAagtctcattttcccattttcacagaatcacggaatcaactaggttggagaAGTCCTTTAAGATTGTCATGTCCAGCCATTACCCCAAGACTGCCaggtccaccactaaaccatatcactgaggttctcatctacatggtttctgaacacttccatggCCAGTGATtccaccatttccctgggcagcctgttccaatgcct
Proteins encoded:
- the RNF170 gene encoding E3 ubiquitin-protein ligase RNF170 isoform X3, with the protein product MSCPVCLQQATFPIETNCGHLFCGSCIIAYWRYGSWLGAIRCPICRQTVTLFLPLFSEDQQDAAQVFQDVNDYNRRFSGQPRSIMERIMDLPTLLRHAFREMFSVGGLFWMFRIRIFLCLLGALLYLASPLDFLPEALFGILGFLDDFFVIFLLLIYISIMYREVVTQRLNR